The following are from one region of the Mycolicibacterium diernhoferi genome:
- a CDS encoding O-methyltransferase, translating into MKVKHRIPLLRSSFWRMAASQGKLATHGQVGDGREAAAVRYVLDNAREGDIRSVLDTIDRFAYTESFLINVGDEKGKLLDAAVRHANPKLALELGTYCGYGALRIAAAAPTARVYSVEMAESNAVNSRRIWEHAGVADRITCVVGTIGDGGKTLDALATEHGFSAGSLDFIFLDHDKHAYLPDLQSIASRGWLHKGTIVVADNVRIPGAPEYRAYMREQQGRTWQTVEHKTHGEYGTVVPDLVLESEYLGE; encoded by the coding sequence ATGAAAGTCAAACACCGCATTCCGCTGCTCCGATCGTCGTTCTGGCGGATGGCCGCATCCCAAGGCAAGCTCGCGACCCACGGGCAGGTGGGAGACGGTCGAGAAGCCGCCGCGGTCCGGTACGTCCTGGACAACGCCCGCGAGGGTGACATCCGCAGCGTGCTCGACACCATCGACCGGTTCGCGTACACCGAGTCGTTTCTGATCAACGTCGGCGACGAGAAGGGCAAACTCCTCGACGCCGCTGTGCGGCACGCGAACCCGAAACTGGCGCTGGAACTCGGAACCTACTGCGGTTACGGGGCGCTGCGCATCGCCGCGGCCGCGCCGACCGCGCGCGTGTACTCGGTCGAAATGGCCGAGTCGAATGCGGTCAACTCCAGGCGGATCTGGGAGCACGCGGGCGTGGCGGACCGGATCACCTGCGTGGTGGGCACCATCGGGGACGGTGGGAAGACGCTCGACGCCCTGGCCACCGAGCACGGCTTCAGCGCCGGTAGCCTCGATTTCATCTTTCTCGACCATGACAAGCACGCCTACCTGCCCGACCTGCAGAGCATCGCCTCGCGCGGGTGGTTGCACAAGGGAACCATCGTCGTCGCCGACAATGTCAGAATCCCCGGGGCACCGGAGTACCGCGCCTACATGCGCGAGCAGCAGGGCCGCACCTGGCAGACCGTCGAGCACAAGACCCACGGGGAGTACGGGACGGTCGTCCCCGACCTGGTGCTCGAGTCGGAGTACCTCGGCGAGTAG
- a CDS encoding thiamine pyrophosphate-binding protein: protein MAIVLPGPPIGATSIGSGSRSAGVRVVDHIVDHLALAGVGHVFGVDGANVEDLYDAAFYCPGITAVLAKHEFSAATMADGYSRATARLGVVAATSGGGALNLVAGLGESYTSRVPVLALVGQSPTPLDGCGAFQDTSGRNGSLNAEALFSAVSVYCRRIVEPTDILTALPDAVAAARAGGPAVLLLPKDVQQATVQGTGTVPAIRDRHPADDPQPILQALRETSGPVTIIAGEQVARDDARDELERLRAALHARIATVPDAKDVNRAPMASASLGVTGVMGHTGVADAIRGSAVCLLVGTRLPVTARAGLDEALSQIRTLSIGSAAPYLSADHLHTNDLRSSLAELTRRVMSRPPHTPPALDLASPTELRPPTPHGPGIRYREALTALDALLPDDADIIVDAGNSGAAAIHQLPARRDGRFVVALGMGGMGYSFGAGIGMAFARRRRTVIVAGDGSFYMHGLELHTAIQHRLPITLVLFNNNAHAMCVTREQLYYNGEYSYNRFARSNLGAGLAAMFPGLPAVDVTDPDALAPALSAALAADGPSVVSIECSADEIPPFAPFLDHPMFQTTTRRTEDVIARA, encoded by the coding sequence ATGGCGATCGTCCTACCGGGCCCGCCGATCGGGGCAACCAGCATCGGGTCAGGCTCGCGCTCAGCAGGCGTCCGGGTCGTCGACCACATCGTCGACCACCTGGCCCTCGCGGGGGTCGGCCACGTCTTCGGTGTGGACGGAGCCAATGTCGAGGATCTCTACGATGCGGCCTTCTACTGCCCGGGCATCACCGCGGTGCTGGCCAAACACGAGTTCTCCGCGGCAACCATGGCCGACGGTTACAGTCGCGCCACTGCGCGGCTGGGTGTGGTGGCCGCGACCTCGGGTGGCGGCGCACTGAATCTGGTTGCCGGGCTGGGAGAGTCGTACACCAGTCGAGTCCCCGTGCTTGCTCTGGTCGGCCAGTCGCCGACCCCGCTGGATGGATGCGGTGCCTTCCAGGACACCAGCGGCCGCAACGGCTCGCTCAACGCGGAGGCGCTGTTCTCGGCCGTGTCGGTGTACTGCCGACGCATCGTCGAGCCCACCGATATCCTGACCGCGCTGCCCGACGCGGTGGCCGCAGCCCGGGCGGGCGGTCCCGCGGTGTTGTTGCTGCCCAAGGATGTTCAGCAGGCTACCGTCCAAGGCACCGGCACGGTGCCCGCGATCCGAGACCGGCACCCTGCCGACGATCCCCAACCGATCCTGCAGGCGCTGCGCGAAACCTCGGGGCCGGTCACCATCATCGCCGGTGAGCAGGTGGCCCGAGACGATGCCCGTGACGAGCTCGAGCGACTCCGCGCGGCGCTGCACGCCCGGATCGCGACGGTACCCGACGCCAAGGATGTCAACCGCGCCCCCATGGCATCGGCGTCGTTGGGCGTAACGGGGGTGATGGGCCATACCGGGGTGGCCGACGCAATCCGCGGCAGTGCGGTCTGCCTGCTTGTGGGCACCCGGCTGCCGGTCACCGCGCGGGCCGGTCTGGATGAAGCGCTGAGTCAGATCCGCACACTGTCGATCGGGTCCGCGGCGCCATACCTCTCGGCTGATCACCTGCACACCAACGACCTTCGGTCCTCGCTTGCCGAGCTGACCCGCAGGGTCATGAGCCGCCCGCCACACACGCCGCCGGCCCTCGACTTGGCCTCCCCCACCGAGTTGAGGCCGCCGACCCCGCATGGACCGGGCATCCGGTACCGCGAGGCGCTCACCGCGCTCGACGCGCTGCTGCCCGACGATGCGGACATCATCGTCGACGCCGGCAACTCCGGAGCGGCGGCGATCCACCAGCTGCCCGCCCGGCGCGACGGCCGGTTCGTGGTGGCACTCGGGATGGGGGGCATGGGCTACAGCTTCGGCGCCGGAATCGGCATGGCGTTCGCCCGGCGTCGCCGCACCGTGATCGTGGCCGGCGACGGGTCGTTCTACATGCACGGCCTCGAGTTGCACACCGCCATCCAGCACCGGCTGCCCATCACGCTGGTGTTGTTCAACAACAACGCCCACGCCATGTGCGTGACGCGCGAACAGCTCTACTACAACGGCGAATACAGCTACAACCGGTTCGCACGGAGCAACCTCGGCGCGGGGTTGGCCGCGATGTTTCCCGGGCTGCCCGCGGTCGACGTGACCGACCCCGACGCGCTGGCGCCGGCCCTGTCCGCGGCGCTCGCCGCCGACGGCCCTTCGGTCGTCAGCATCGAGTGCTCAGCCGACGAAATCCCGCCCTTCGCACCGTTTCTCGACCACCCCATGTTTCAAACCACCACCAGGAGGACCGAAGATGTCATTGCCCGCGCTTGA
- a CDS encoding cytochrome P450, whose protein sequence is MSATLSRPSSPRFRLIHKIGAWYDAEAYFRRRAKCGRAFEVPIPGFGDVLFVAKPAHIREFLKIPVSAFTPPMPNPIEPVVGDGSIILLAGDRHKQERARFLPALHHDRVRRYTALMFESVLDEIGTWEPGMTIDCRDAAQSITLQIIVQAVFGIEDRDLRDRYVTVVKAMMRDYVAPFMFFPALRRAPFGLGPWRRFSSRRVELDAMLSEQISHRRRSGPDGRDDVLSVLMSDDDAVGRSDDVVRQQLRTLLVSGHETSATTLAWALYHVHADDKVRRALLDELADNPAPEQAPKLPYLSAVIAETLRLHPTVSIVVRQLTCPVTAWQTERATGDVIGVALPALHADPQLWPDPGAFDPERFLGRRRAPTEYSPFGYGHRRCPGSSFAAHELAIALGTILTNVELRIPTGPRRPRLPRSIPRGVAAVPSRPITLEVVRKLQGGNS, encoded by the coding sequence ATGTCCGCCACGCTGAGCAGACCGTCGAGCCCGCGTTTCCGGCTCATACACAAGATCGGCGCGTGGTACGACGCCGAGGCCTACTTCCGGCGTCGTGCCAAGTGCGGCAGGGCGTTCGAGGTGCCCATACCGGGTTTCGGCGATGTGTTGTTCGTGGCGAAGCCCGCCCACATTCGCGAGTTCCTGAAGATCCCGGTCTCCGCATTCACCCCACCCATGCCCAACCCGATCGAACCGGTTGTCGGGGATGGCTCGATCATTCTGCTGGCCGGTGACCGGCACAAGCAGGAACGCGCGCGCTTTCTGCCCGCACTGCACCATGACCGGGTTCGGCGCTACACCGCGTTGATGTTCGAGTCGGTGCTGGACGAGATCGGGACATGGGAACCCGGCATGACCATCGACTGTCGTGATGCGGCTCAGTCGATCACGTTGCAGATCATTGTTCAGGCGGTGTTCGGTATCGAGGACCGCGATCTCCGCGACCGGTACGTCACCGTCGTGAAGGCGATGATGCGCGACTATGTGGCGCCGTTCATGTTCTTTCCCGCCCTGCGCCGCGCGCCGTTCGGGCTCGGGCCGTGGCGGCGCTTCTCATCGCGACGCGTCGAGCTGGACGCGATGTTGTCAGAACAGATTTCGCATCGCAGACGCTCCGGTCCGGACGGTCGCGATGACGTGCTGAGCGTCTTGATGTCTGACGACGACGCGGTCGGGCGCAGCGATGACGTCGTCCGCCAGCAGCTGCGTACGCTGCTGGTGTCCGGGCACGAGACGTCGGCGACCACGCTGGCGTGGGCGCTGTACCACGTGCACGCCGACGACAAGGTCCGCAGGGCGCTGCTCGACGAACTCGCGGACAATCCGGCACCGGAGCAGGCACCGAAGCTGCCCTACTTGTCCGCGGTGATCGCCGAGACACTGCGGTTGCATCCGACCGTGTCGATCGTGGTGCGACAGCTCACGTGCCCCGTGACGGCATGGCAGACCGAACGGGCAACGGGAGACGTGATCGGCGTGGCGCTGCCCGCGCTGCACGCCGATCCACAGCTCTGGCCGGACCCGGGCGCGTTCGACCCCGAGCGCTTCCTGGGCCGCAGGCGGGCGCCAACCGAGTACTCACCGTTCGGGTACGGGCACCGCCGCTGTCCCGGATCGTCTTTCGCGGCCCACGAATTGGCGATTGCGCTGGGAACCATCCTGACCAACGTCGAGCTGCGGATTCCCACGGGACCGCGGCGGCCCAGATTGCCCCGGTCGATTCCGCGGGGCGTCGCCGCCGTCCCCAGCCGGCCGATCACGCTCGAAGTCGTCCGAAAACTCCAAGGAGGTAACTCATGA
- a CDS encoding zinc-dependent alcohol dehydrogenase family protein produces MTDPMKAVVLARFGGFDAFELREVRVPQVAPRQVRVRVHATAVNPLDFQIRRGDYADHVPLPAIIGHDISGVIEEVGSHVTEFRTGDEVYYTPRIFGGPGSYAEQHVVDVDLVGRKPANLSHLEAASLTLVGGTVWESLVTRAQLTVGETILIHGGAGGVGTIAIQVAKAMGAQVITTAKAGDHEFVRSLGADAAIDFTSADYVDAVTTMTRGRGVDVVFDTIGGDALTRSPLTLADAGRVVSIVDIAQPQNLIEAWGRNAAYHFVFTRQNRGKLDALTTLVERGLVKPVIGATLPLARMDEAHELLENRRSYALRGKVAIDVAGETVELPPRAA; encoded by the coding sequence ATGACAGATCCGATGAAAGCCGTTGTGCTCGCCCGGTTCGGAGGGTTCGATGCGTTCGAGTTGCGCGAGGTCCGCGTCCCGCAAGTCGCACCCCGCCAGGTACGGGTGCGTGTCCATGCGACCGCGGTCAACCCACTCGACTTTCAGATCCGTCGCGGAGACTACGCGGATCATGTGCCGCTCCCGGCGATCATCGGGCACGACATCTCCGGTGTGATCGAGGAAGTCGGATCCCACGTGACCGAGTTCCGAACCGGCGATGAGGTGTACTACACCCCCCGGATCTTCGGTGGCCCCGGCTCTTACGCCGAGCAGCACGTCGTCGACGTCGACCTGGTCGGCCGGAAACCGGCGAACCTCAGCCATCTGGAGGCGGCGAGCCTGACGCTCGTCGGCGGAACGGTCTGGGAGTCCCTGGTGACGCGAGCTCAGCTCACCGTGGGAGAGACGATCCTCATCCACGGCGGCGCGGGCGGGGTCGGCACGATCGCGATCCAGGTCGCGAAAGCGATGGGCGCACAGGTGATCACCACCGCGAAGGCCGGCGACCACGAGTTCGTGCGCTCGCTCGGCGCGGATGCGGCGATCGACTTCACGTCGGCAGACTACGTCGATGCCGTGACCACGATGACGCGAGGCAGAGGAGTCGATGTCGTCTTCGACACGATCGGTGGCGACGCGCTCACCCGAAGCCCGCTGACGCTCGCCGACGCCGGACGCGTCGTCAGCATCGTCGACATCGCCCAGCCGCAGAACCTCATCGAGGCGTGGGGCCGGAACGCCGCCTACCACTTCGTCTTCACCCGACAGAACCGGGGAAAGCTGGACGCGCTCACCACACTGGTCGAGCGCGGTCTCGTCAAGCCCGTCATCGGCGCGACTCTTCCGCTCGCTCGAATGGACGAGGCTCATGAACTCCTGGAGAACAGGCGGTCCTATGCGCTCCGCGGCAAGGTCGCGATCGACGTCGCGGGCGAAACTGTCGAGCTTCCCCCGCGCGCCGCATAG
- a CDS encoding pyridoxal phosphate-dependent aminotransferase — protein sequence MTAALSSGHPPSGLPLRLPDAEDPLALSLNESPFAPLPTVRAAMVRAVDSVNRYPEFLPERFRRLIATHLGFEEEQIIVGAGATGVVMQVLQGLTRPGDRIVTATPTFDGYPIFAQMARLQAVAVPLDAQGHHDLEAMADSAADAKVVVVCRPHNPTGTVAPADDLLRFLQRIGSDTTVLLDEAYIEFVAPRHRIHPGFLLRRFPNLVVVRTFSKAYGLAGIRTGYGICAPAMGRVLWSMQLPFGATVASLAAVAASFEAEGQLNRRIERITAERDHLRSRLEEMGVWTTDAHANFVYLPAQGHLWPEVFDGTGPRVRIYPDGSARITVGNRQSTEAVLAPIAAMSDASCPPR from the coding sequence ATGACCGCCGCGCTGTCCTCCGGCCACCCGCCCAGCGGCCTGCCGTTGCGGCTTCCCGATGCCGAGGACCCGCTGGCCCTGTCGTTGAACGAGAGCCCGTTCGCGCCACTGCCCACCGTCCGCGCCGCCATGGTCCGGGCCGTCGACTCAGTCAACCGCTATCCGGAATTCCTGCCCGAACGGTTCCGTCGGCTCATCGCGACACACCTCGGTTTCGAGGAGGAGCAGATCATCGTCGGTGCCGGCGCCACCGGCGTCGTCATGCAGGTGCTGCAGGGGCTGACCCGCCCCGGCGACCGCATCGTCACTGCGACACCCACATTCGACGGTTATCCGATCTTCGCGCAGATGGCCCGCCTGCAGGCCGTCGCGGTGCCGCTGGACGCACAGGGACATCACGATCTCGAGGCCATGGCCGACTCCGCGGCCGACGCGAAAGTCGTGGTGGTGTGCCGGCCGCACAACCCGACCGGCACAGTCGCGCCGGCCGACGATCTCCTGCGCTTCCTGCAGCGCATCGGATCGGACACCACGGTGCTGCTCGACGAGGCCTACATCGAATTCGTCGCGCCGAGACACCGCATCCACCCGGGGTTTCTGCTGCGCCGCTTTCCCAACCTCGTGGTGGTCCGCACGTTCTCCAAGGCCTACGGGCTGGCCGGCATCAGAACCGGATACGGCATCTGCGCGCCGGCCATGGGCCGCGTCCTGTGGTCGATGCAGTTGCCGTTCGGCGCCACCGTCGCCAGCCTGGCCGCGGTCGCGGCCTCGTTCGAGGCCGAAGGCCAGCTGAACCGCCGGATCGAACGGATCACCGCAGAACGCGATCACCTGCGTTCGCGGCTTGAGGAGATGGGTGTGTGGACCACAGACGCCCACGCCAACTTCGTCTATCTGCCTGCACAGGGGCATCTTTGGCCCGAGGTGTTCGACGGCACCGGACCACGGGTTCGCATCTATCCGGACGGCAGCGCGCGGATCACCGTGGGCAACCGGCAATCCACCGAGGCGGTGCTCGCGCCGATCGCCGCGATGTCGGATGCGTCATGTCCGCCACGCTGA
- a CDS encoding MarR family winged helix-turn-helix transcriptional regulator, which yields MADKIGSTQHDTIGAWTKQCYLAGRAAMDDALRPFDLGATQWYVLYQLVNAGPTRQRELQRILQVERATLSTVVIALVRKQLVEQIPDSVDQRQKMLRITDVGEALWRDLPDLTQIHAVAFDGIGDEDIETAIRVLRTATERLEQRQRTEQSRRS from the coding sequence GTGGCAGACAAAATCGGATCCACGCAGCACGACACCATCGGTGCGTGGACCAAGCAGTGCTACCTCGCAGGGCGTGCGGCCATGGACGATGCGCTGCGGCCCTTCGATCTCGGGGCGACCCAGTGGTACGTGCTGTATCAACTCGTCAACGCCGGACCTACCCGGCAACGCGAACTGCAGCGCATCCTGCAGGTCGAACGCGCGACGCTGAGCACCGTCGTCATCGCTCTGGTGCGCAAGCAACTCGTTGAGCAGATCCCGGACAGCGTTGATCAGCGGCAGAAGATGTTGCGCATCACCGATGTTGGGGAAGCGTTGTGGCGTGACCTGCCAGACCTGACCCAGATACATGCGGTCGCCTTCGACGGCATCGGCGACGAGGACATCGAGACCGCGATACGGGTGCTTCGAACCGCGACAGAGCGGCTCGAACAACGTCAACGAACGGAACAGTCACGAAGATCTTGA
- a CDS encoding TetR/AcrR family transcriptional regulator, translating into MPPLPPDPSRRNEHSRRAILEASLALVGELGYDNVSIEAIAKRAGCGKQTIYRWWPSKGAVVLEAATQSLNPVVVFPDTGDIVADMREQLIGILDLITTTSFGAAYRGVIAAGQSDPSLIRAVFDQVIEPNIKGFSARADLAKQRGEIRPDADAPTLRDVLYGVIEYRMFHAMPLEPQYIDALLKLAFDGVR; encoded by the coding sequence ATGCCGCCGCTTCCACCTGACCCGAGCCGCCGTAACGAACACTCGCGGCGGGCGATCCTCGAGGCGTCCCTGGCCCTTGTCGGTGAACTCGGCTACGACAACGTCTCGATCGAGGCAATCGCCAAGCGGGCGGGCTGCGGCAAACAGACGATCTACCGCTGGTGGCCATCGAAGGGTGCGGTGGTGCTCGAAGCCGCAACCCAGAGTCTCAATCCGGTCGTCGTGTTCCCCGACACCGGCGACATCGTCGCCGACATGCGGGAGCAGCTGATCGGAATCCTGGACCTGATCACGACGACGAGTTTCGGAGCGGCGTACCGGGGCGTGATCGCCGCCGGTCAGTCCGATCCCAGCCTGATCCGCGCCGTCTTCGACCAGGTCATCGAACCCAACATCAAAGGGTTCAGTGCGCGAGCGGACCTGGCCAAGCAGCGCGGCGAGATACGCCCCGACGCCGACGCGCCGACGCTGCGCGATGTGCTCTACGGGGTCATCGAGTACCGGATGTTTCACGCGATGCCGCTCGAACCCCAGTACATCGACGCACTGCTGAAGCTCGCATTCGACGGGGTGCGCTGA
- a CDS encoding GlxA family transcriptional regulator: MQRPHRVVVLVLDGALPLDVGIPAEVFHPETGFGYEVSACGVTAGTVPSHGGFGYAVPRGLDALADADTIVVPGYAPAGRQIPAQVREALRGAASRGTRIASICYGAFALAEAGLLDGLRATTHWDAAVELAQRHPRITVEPNVLFVDEGSVLTSAGAAAGLDLCLHIVRRDLGVSAANEIARGLVTAPYRTGGQAQYLPKTNTEVRGQSLAATREWAMMRLDQPLTIAGLAAHARMSPRTFLRRFAEETGSTPLEWILRARVDTARELLESTRLPVDRIAEQVGLGTGSNLRLHFRRLLDVTPTEYRATFAGPS, from the coding sequence ATGCAGCGACCGCACCGGGTGGTGGTCCTGGTACTCGACGGGGCGCTCCCGCTGGATGTCGGGATCCCGGCGGAGGTGTTCCATCCGGAGACCGGTTTCGGATACGAAGTATCGGCCTGTGGGGTCACCGCCGGAACGGTGCCGTCTCATGGGGGTTTCGGCTACGCGGTCCCGCGGGGACTGGACGCATTGGCCGACGCGGACACCATCGTCGTCCCGGGCTACGCGCCGGCGGGCCGGCAGATACCGGCGCAGGTGCGCGAGGCGCTGCGGGGCGCCGCGTCCCGCGGGACCCGCATCGCGTCGATCTGTTACGGCGCATTCGCCCTTGCGGAGGCCGGCCTGCTCGACGGCCTGCGAGCGACGACGCACTGGGACGCGGCGGTGGAACTCGCTCAGCGGCATCCGCGGATCACCGTCGAGCCGAACGTACTCTTCGTCGACGAGGGATCCGTCCTCACCTCGGCGGGCGCCGCCGCCGGTCTCGATCTGTGCCTGCACATCGTTCGGCGCGACCTCGGTGTGAGCGCGGCCAACGAGATCGCACGAGGACTCGTCACCGCGCCCTACCGAACCGGGGGCCAGGCCCAGTACCTGCCGAAGACCAACACCGAAGTCCGCGGCCAATCCCTTGCTGCGACCCGCGAATGGGCCATGATGCGGCTCGACCAGCCGCTCACGATTGCCGGACTCGCGGCACACGCCCGGATGTCACCCCGCACGTTCCTGCGCCGTTTCGCCGAAGAGACCGGCAGCACCCCGCTGGAGTGGATCCTGCGGGCGCGGGTCGACACCGCCCGCGAACTCCTGGAGAGCACGAGGCTGCCGGTCGACCGCATCGCCGAACAGGTCGGCCTGGGAACCGGATCGAACCTGCGGCTGCATTTCCGCCGGCTCCTGGATGTGACCCCCACCGAGTACCGCGCCACCTTTGCCGGGCCGAGCTGA
- a CDS encoding 3-oxoacyl-ACP synthase III family protein, with amino-acid sequence MTVSLIDLSTYLPGAPVPAEHYAQYAESDELRDNLMFRAPKFRHHVAQDETAVDMVERAAAGLLDRRGPDALADVDVLITHTQMPDMPFYGGGGAMAHRLGMSPSWVIDLHNGGCAAFVLGMKMAAALLESGQGRSALIAVAQNAAGQIFDQPTVRRKAQAAVPGDGAAVGLLTVSDESPILDVECRTYGEYAGEMTIAVDPPRKWWQPGTGEGCIGFTESKITKVLARGNRQVPEVVYAVCDRIGLKPRDIDLLVTNQPNRAFLRNWRDALELPAERHRDTFDECGNLFAAGIPVNLERAITDGQVKKGDVVMMAAFAHAGDFAGAAAVRWGGR; translated from the coding sequence ATGACTGTCAGCCTGATCGACCTTTCCACCTACCTGCCCGGTGCGCCGGTGCCCGCGGAGCATTACGCGCAGTACGCCGAATCCGATGAGCTGCGGGACAATCTGATGTTCCGCGCTCCGAAGTTCCGCCATCACGTCGCGCAGGACGAAACCGCCGTCGACATGGTCGAGCGGGCCGCGGCCGGCCTGCTGGACCGCCGCGGCCCGGACGCCCTCGCCGACGTCGATGTGCTGATCACTCACACCCAGATGCCCGATATGCCGTTCTATGGCGGCGGCGGGGCGATGGCCCACCGGCTGGGCATGAGTCCGAGCTGGGTGATCGATCTACACAACGGCGGTTGCGCGGCATTCGTGCTCGGCATGAAGATGGCGGCCGCTCTGCTCGAGAGCGGCCAGGGCCGCTCGGCGTTGATCGCGGTGGCGCAGAACGCCGCCGGACAGATCTTCGACCAGCCCACCGTGCGCCGTAAGGCCCAGGCGGCGGTTCCGGGTGACGGCGCCGCCGTCGGACTGCTGACCGTATCGGACGAGTCGCCGATCCTGGACGTGGAGTGCCGTACCTACGGCGAGTACGCCGGTGAGATGACCATCGCCGTGGATCCGCCGCGCAAGTGGTGGCAGCCCGGGACCGGTGAAGGCTGCATCGGCTTCACCGAGAGCAAGATCACCAAGGTGCTGGCCCGTGGAAACCGTCAGGTGCCCGAGGTCGTCTACGCGGTGTGTGACCGAATCGGCCTGAAACCCCGGGACATCGACCTGCTGGTCACCAACCAGCCCAACCGGGCTTTCCTGCGCAACTGGCGGGACGCCCTGGAGCTTCCCGCGGAGAGGCATCGCGACACCTTCGACGAATGCGGCAACCTGTTCGCCGCCGGCATTCCGGTCAACCTGGAGCGCGCCATCACCGACGGTCAGGTCAAGAAGGGCGACGTGGTGATGATGGCGGCCTTCGCGCATGCCGGCGACTTCGCCGGTGCCGCCGCGGTGCGATGGGGTGGCCGATGA
- a CDS encoding SRPBCC family protein — protein sequence MSLPALEDIAAHRLDRDDTPGPIEGVIRIETSPREQATPIIMEMMRSVYPHDEVFGPYCTVNEYVDCPPDELYEYLADTRSLEEWTYSLRGFTPTEDDGLWVAHDRLGSETEIYTRTVAQPEARTVDYHCAWDQGRHLWMIYLMRVVDAQVVLDKPGSVVLWTNCHHPFYDHNPYPEVAPPERPVWVGDFWDMFGAGHRLELLNLKAIAEYRHRNGLPVKPDWMR from the coding sequence ATGTCATTGCCCGCGCTTGAGGATATCGCCGCCCACCGGCTCGACCGAGACGACACCCCCGGCCCGATCGAGGGCGTGATCCGCATCGAGACCTCCCCACGGGAGCAGGCGACGCCGATCATCATGGAGATGATGCGGTCTGTTTATCCGCACGACGAGGTGTTCGGCCCGTACTGCACCGTCAACGAGTACGTCGACTGTCCGCCCGATGAGCTCTACGAGTACCTTGCCGACACCCGCAGCCTGGAGGAGTGGACCTACAGCCTGCGCGGGTTCACCCCCACCGAGGACGACGGATTGTGGGTGGCCCACGACCGGCTGGGGTCGGAGACCGAAATCTACACTCGCACAGTGGCTCAGCCCGAGGCGCGCACGGTTGACTATCACTGCGCCTGGGACCAGGGCCGGCACCTGTGGATGATCTATCTGATGCGCGTGGTCGATGCACAGGTGGTGCTCGACAAGCCGGGCTCGGTGGTCTTGTGGACCAACTGCCACCACCCGTTCTATGACCACAATCCGTACCCCGAGGTCGCACCGCCCGAGCGACCCGTGTGGGTCGGCGACTTCTGGGACATGTTCGGCGCCGGTCATCGCTTGGAGCTGCTGAACCTGAAGGCGATCGCCGAGTACCGCCACCGCAACGGGCTGCCCGTCAAGCCCGACTGGATGAGATGA